Proteins from a genomic interval of Desulfovibrio piger:
- a CDS encoding universal stress protein, whose translation MIYQRVLVPVSGKNSGERAAKALRHAKTLCSGEIILLHVTEALPNLVGGAAHTELERSNTAKAETLLAPLADALKKEGVACRYIVREGLAANTIVTVGHEEGVDMIVMYTDGRDGLADMLIGSITERVLRNTDIPLLAVRR comes from the coding sequence ATGATCTACCAACGTGTCCTCGTGCCCGTGAGCGGCAAAAATTCCGGCGAACGCGCTGCCAAGGCTCTGCGCCATGCCAAGACCCTGTGCTCCGGCGAGATCATCCTGCTGCATGTGACCGAAGCCCTGCCCAACCTGGTGGGCGGCGCTGCCCATACCGAACTGGAACGTTCCAATACCGCCAAGGCCGAGACCCTGCTGGCGCCGCTGGCCGATGCCCTGAAAAAGGAAGGCGTGGCCTGCCGCTATATCGTGCGTGAAGGCCTGGCCGCCAACACCATCGTCACCGTGGGCCATGAGGAAGGCGTGGACATGATCGTCATGTACACCGACGGCCGTGACGGCCTGGCCGACATGCTCATCGGTTCCATCACCGAGCGCGTGCTGCGCAATACCGACATTCCGCTGCTGGCTGTCCGCCGCTAG
- a CDS encoding phospholipase D-like domain-containing protein, whose product MAAHLLSWGAVCHALLHKRDPRSALGWIVTVLFLPGVGIVLYCLFGISRAESLAARLMRKMAAIEPDYAHHPEVVCHRTAIAPPQEWPLEILGRRLTGQTLCSGNGILPLRNGNEAYPAMLHAINRASKQVFLSTYIFRGGSVGESFTEALCHAARRGVDVRLLVDGFGGAVYSLRKPWKRIPQAGGQLARFLPPRLFPPSLSLNLRNHRKLLICDDTAFTGGMNIADNHILSKHPGCVQDLHFRCEGPIVDQLRRAFLLDWGFATGKFDQRSLLPSSNIMSGDSLCRMVLDGPGTEADPLNDLYCGVIGSAQHTVRIMTPYFLPSHELIAALRSAAQRGVSVRVVLPGKNNLPFVHWASFRLLPVLLEAGVRVWFQPPPFAHTKLLAVDGYYCQIGSANLDARSMRLNFELNMEIFDPEFHTAMALHMDMTIARSREVTLKDLQERLLILKLRDAACWLFSPYL is encoded by the coding sequence GTGGCAGCGCACCTTCTGTCCTGGGGGGCCGTCTGCCATGCCCTGCTCCACAAGCGCGATCCGCGCTCGGCGCTGGGCTGGATCGTGACGGTCCTTTTTTTGCCCGGCGTCGGCATCGTGCTGTACTGCCTGTTCGGCATCAGCCGTGCCGAAAGCCTGGCGGCCCGCCTTATGCGCAAGATGGCCGCCATCGAACCTGACTACGCCCACCATCCCGAAGTCGTCTGCCACCGGACGGCCATCGCGCCGCCGCAGGAATGGCCCCTGGAGATCCTGGGCCGCCGCCTGACAGGCCAGACCCTGTGCAGCGGCAACGGCATCCTGCCCCTGCGCAACGGCAACGAGGCCTATCCGGCCATGCTGCACGCCATCAACCGGGCCAGCAAGCAGGTCTTCCTCTCCACCTACATCTTCCGCGGCGGCAGCGTGGGCGAGAGCTTTACCGAGGCCCTGTGCCATGCCGCCCGGCGCGGCGTGGACGTGCGCCTGCTGGTGGACGGCTTCGGCGGCGCCGTCTATTCGCTGCGCAAACCCTGGAAGCGCATCCCCCAGGCCGGCGGCCAGCTGGCCCGCTTTTTGCCGCCCCGCCTTTTCCCGCCCAGCCTCAGCCTGAACCTGCGCAACCACCGCAAGCTGCTCATCTGTGATGATACGGCCTTTACCGGCGGCATGAACATCGCGGACAACCACATCCTCAGTAAGCATCCCGGCTGTGTGCAGGACCTGCACTTTCGCTGCGAAGGTCCCATCGTGGACCAGCTGCGCCGGGCCTTTTTGCTGGACTGGGGTTTTGCCACCGGCAAATTCGACCAGCGCAGCCTGCTGCCCAGCAGCAACATCATGTCCGGGGACAGCCTGTGCCGCATGGTCCTGGACGGCCCCGGCACCGAGGCCGATCCGCTCAATGACCTGTATTGCGGGGTCATCGGCAGCGCCCAGCATACGGTGCGCATCATGACGCCCTATTTCCTGCCGTCGCACGAGCTCATCGCCGCGCTGCGCAGCGCCGCCCAGCGCGGGGTCAGCGTACGTGTGGTGCTGCCCGGCAAGAACAACCTGCCCTTCGTCCACTGGGCCAGCTTCCGCCTGCTGCCCGTCCTGCTGGAAGCGGGCGTGCGCGTGTGGTTCCAGCCGCCGCCCTTTGCCCACACCAAGCTGCTGGCCGTGGACGGCTATTACTGCCAGATCGGTTCCGCCAACCTGGACGCCCGCAGCATGCGCCTGAACTTTGAGCTGAACATGGAGATCTTCGATCCCGAGTTCCATACCGCCATGGCCCTGCACATGGACATGACCATCGCCCGCAGCCGCGAAGTGACCCTGAAAGACCTGCAGGAACGCCTTTTGATCCTCAAACTGCGTGACGCCGCCTGCTGGCTGTTCTCGCCCTATCTGTAA
- a CDS encoding 7TM diverse intracellular signaling domain-containing protein — protein MTYPLLPLQAGFRRLALIVIPLLLVLSLAATCPAVPTPPPAPAPTPALPVSLSATPQGTAAGQLGILPYLSAFLDTDGDMSVEEVATPGMMPSFQPLHPRTLPRSSGVTWLRLEIPAAGTESTESLMLDLGQGVPAGAVLYTPDIDPLSRQTTWQESQANWRNLLPLPLPAETPQVCFIRLDGQPPLWFVPTLRSLDNLAGAPESLLGPGVMLALAVVMLLALLRGITERGQWRFWTALYVGAALTHAVLGGPDLGAGNITPADAVSAMAPGLALMFLAHLARHLMQTASHSRLLDIQYLLLSLPGAVLALLPLWPDFSWLGRFLPLWPMLALIFVPTTLGAWLMGVPGARRFLLGCLVAALGAGLAVLDLGTLLPPFVQGTLPLWGTALSALIIAGMSAPGREAGTSAEPADPLAPGRPARNQTITDPNLRLLDTDGNTLPLMTGLSQPAPAPATVEAESASATAIRRLEQALAAPLREIVEQDRQLEQCALPHDVRSRVENMGRRARQALSLLHDPAGDAAAPAAPAPADTARAEKRVFDLRKTLRQAHDTCRPLAEKSGIALGWHVPADLEQLYEGPAGELEDVLRLLLEDALRATKGGKIHFAVRRVPDSKHPGHLLFQVRDTGTGLPPEQRSASLLARIWELSSSHGGFLGVESGPRGTSVIFTLQLHLPEASDGEDLPTVLVCAPDAATRRELGAMLRDLPCTCHETGTLAHGLAAGARKGRTPAAVLLVCGPEASVDAAPLLRRYHSLAERTGPFGAVALTPDQSQWDALAHAGFSHALTLPVSEDALRETVLEILGSHDDVADLGAPLPETRQADAPLPDLFGPAAAPQADQGMPDLLLSTDDIPQQTAPAAPAAASADLPDLFAAPAAAAEDTAQTEPLPLTDDMRLDTPAAQTARPVVDAVQPEEAASTDSPVQENENAPEAVEDVAPAPAPAAPDFPSVPMPETAETNEAAMPEAPVKEEGPAAPAADMTQEEPLPQQETADAAAAAPADDAAETLSDEMDSTDEAGAKAVADTDVTPPARDEAAAVPPSAPAFPAPAREAAAEQTLPADDVQTGDASTDAAEAPVSDAVQPEEAASADSPVQESENAPEAAEDVAPAPAPAAPDFPSVPVGETAETNEAAMPEAPTREEDTSVPATDMTQEEPLPQQETADAAPADVAAEALSDETDSTDEAGAETVADTDVTPSAQDEAAAVPPSAPAFPAPAREAAAEQALPADDVQTGDAPTDAAEAPMSDAVQPEEAAPADSPVQEDVAPAPAPAVPDFPSVPVAEMAETNEAAMPEAPVKEAGPVAPAADMTREEPLPQQETADAAAAAPADVATGATVDEKERTEAPVADAQAASATRAPAFPSVEAAASPLAGGYVSPSLRHAGEWVGEPMPIGTPVDRPAPRQEETVSAPVETVVTVRPLRRDVSPDEIARKLGKPSLVPTDKSALITPQPRKSSSTGPGAGTQPAFPGAPVEEAPQAVPGSKDVSSLPDMTPDSTTLLASGREETSRTRAAANTLMRFLSRFHTGNGQPQDKEEARSPQAPAATAQERQGTPRPMPRKDAPREETPGTTADIPATTHPWIERRTASRPVAPTPRMPVPPMPQRPQPPDDPEDPLPALMWRMDKYLAEAGYALEQRRLHLVADAAGRLAAEAESYGFRVLGRMARCVESAGRAKDLQAVTDLLPELATAVERHRISMGS, from the coding sequence ATGACGTACCCCCTTCTTCCCCTACAGGCCGGCTTCCGCAGGCTGGCCCTGATCGTCATTCCGCTCCTGCTCGTCCTGAGCCTGGCCGCCACCTGTCCGGCGGTCCCGACACCGCCCCCGGCCCCCGCGCCCACGCCCGCCCTGCCCGTGAGCCTGTCCGCGACGCCCCAGGGTACCGCCGCGGGACAGCTGGGCATCCTGCCCTACCTTTCGGCTTTTCTGGATACGGACGGCGACATGAGCGTGGAAGAAGTGGCCACGCCGGGCATGATGCCCTCTTTCCAGCCGCTGCATCCCAGGACCCTGCCCCGCAGCAGCGGCGTGACCTGGCTGCGTCTGGAGATCCCCGCCGCCGGGACGGAGAGCACCGAGTCCCTGATGCTCGACCTCGGCCAGGGCGTCCCGGCCGGAGCCGTCCTCTATACGCCCGACATCGACCCGCTTTCCCGCCAGACCACCTGGCAGGAGAGCCAGGCCAACTGGCGCAACCTGCTGCCGCTGCCCCTGCCCGCGGAAACGCCGCAGGTCTGCTTCATCCGTCTGGACGGGCAGCCGCCCCTCTGGTTCGTGCCCACCCTGCGCAGCCTGGACAATCTGGCGGGCGCGCCGGAAAGCCTGCTCGGCCCCGGCGTCATGCTGGCCCTGGCCGTGGTCATGCTGCTGGCCCTGCTGCGCGGCATCACCGAGCGCGGCCAGTGGCGCTTCTGGACGGCCCTGTATGTGGGCGCCGCCCTGACCCATGCCGTGCTGGGCGGGCCTGACCTGGGTGCCGGCAACATCACGCCCGCCGACGCCGTCAGCGCCATGGCCCCCGGCCTGGCCCTCATGTTCCTGGCCCATCTGGCCCGGCACCTGATGCAGACCGCCAGCCATTCCCGCCTGCTGGACATCCAGTACCTGCTGCTTTCCCTGCCCGGTGCCGTGCTGGCCCTGCTGCCCCTCTGGCCCGACTTCAGCTGGCTGGGGCGCTTCCTGCCGCTCTGGCCCATGCTGGCCCTGATCTTCGTGCCCACCACGCTCGGCGCCTGGCTCATGGGCGTGCCGGGAGCCCGCCGTTTCCTGCTGGGCTGCCTCGTGGCCGCACTGGGGGCCGGGCTGGCCGTCCTTGACCTCGGGACGCTGCTCCCGCCCTTCGTCCAGGGCACCCTGCCTCTGTGGGGGACGGCCCTCAGCGCCCTGATCATCGCGGGCATGAGCGCCCCCGGCCGTGAAGCGGGCACCTCCGCCGAACCTGCCGATCCTCTGGCACCGGGCCGCCCCGCCCGGAACCAGACCATCACGGACCCCAATCTGCGCCTGCTGGATACCGACGGCAACACCCTGCCGCTCATGACCGGCCTCAGCCAGCCTGCCCCCGCTCCGGCAACCGTGGAAGCCGAAAGCGCCTCCGCCACGGCCATCCGGCGTCTGGAGCAGGCCCTTGCCGCGCCCCTGCGCGAGATCGTGGAACAGGACCGCCAGCTCGAACAATGCGCCCTGCCCCATGATGTCCGCTCCCGTGTGGAGAACATGGGCCGCCGTGCCCGGCAGGCCCTGAGCCTGCTGCACGACCCGGCCGGGGATGCTGCCGCACCCGCGGCACCGGCTCCCGCGGATACGGCCCGCGCTGAAAAGCGTGTCTTCGATCTGCGCAAGACGCTGCGGCAGGCCCATGACACCTGCCGCCCGCTGGCGGAAAAATCCGGCATCGCCCTGGGCTGGCATGTCCCGGCCGACCTCGAACAGCTTTACGAAGGCCCCGCCGGGGAACTGGAAGACGTCCTCCGCCTGTTGCTGGAAGATGCCCTGCGGGCCACCAAGGGGGGCAAGATCCATTTTGCCGTGCGTCGTGTGCCGGACAGCAAGCACCCCGGACATCTGCTCTTCCAGGTGCGCGACACGGGCACGGGCCTGCCCCCGGAGCAGCGTTCCGCATCGCTCCTGGCCCGTATCTGGGAACTCTCTTCGTCCCACGGCGGTTTTCTGGGCGTGGAGAGCGGCCCCCGCGGCACGTCCGTCATCTTCACCCTGCAGCTGCATCTCCCGGAAGCTTCTGACGGCGAGGACCTGCCCACGGTCCTGGTCTGCGCTCCCGATGCCGCCACCCGTCGCGAGCTGGGCGCCATGCTGCGCGACCTGCCCTGCACCTGCCACGAGACAGGCACCCTGGCCCACGGTCTGGCAGCCGGGGCCCGCAAGGGCCGGACACCGGCTGCCGTACTGCTGGTCTGCGGCCCCGAGGCTTCCGTGGACGCCGCGCCGCTGCTGCGCCGCTACCACAGCCTTGCCGAAAGGACCGGCCCCTTCGGCGCCGTGGCCCTGACGCCCGACCAGAGTCAGTGGGATGCGCTGGCCCATGCCGGTTTCAGCCATGCCCTGACCCTGCCCGTCTCGGAAGACGCCCTGCGCGAGACCGTGCTCGAGATCCTGGGCAGCCATGACGATGTGGCCGACCTGGGTGCGCCCCTGCCCGAGACCAGACAGGCCGATGCCCCCCTGCCCGACCTGTTCGGCCCCGCCGCGGCCCCCCAGGCAGACCAGGGCATGCCCGATCTGCTCCTGTCCACCGATGATATCCCGCAGCAGACGGCCCCGGCCGCTCCTGCCGCGGCAAGCGCGGATCTGCCGGACCTGTTCGCCGCTCCGGCGGCCGCTGCAGAGGATACGGCCCAGACGGAGCCCCTTCCCCTGACGGACGACATGCGCCTCGATACGCCCGCAGCACAGACCGCCCGGCCTGTGGTCGATGCCGTGCAGCCGGAGGAAGCCGCGTCCACGGACAGCCCGGTGCAGGAAAATGAAAACGCTCCCGAGGCGGTCGAAGACGTCGCCCCGGCCCCCGCGCCTGCGGCGCCGGACTTCCCGTCCGTACCGATGCCGGAAACGGCGGAAACGAATGAGGCTGCCATGCCGGAAGCCCCGGTGAAGGAAGAAGGACCCGCCGCACCGGCGGCCGATATGACGCAGGAAGAGCCCCTGCCCCAGCAGGAGACGGCGGATGCTGCCGCTGCGGCCCCGGCCGATGACGCTGCTGAAACCCTGTCCGATGAAATGGACAGCACGGATGAAGCGGGTGCGAAAGCGGTGGCCGACACTGACGTGACGCCCCCCGCACGGGACGAAGCCGCCGCGGTGCCCCCGAGCGCTCCGGCGTTCCCGGCTCCGGCCCGGGAGGCTGCGGCCGAGCAGACCCTGCCCGCTGATGACGTACAGACCGGCGACGCGTCTACGGATGCTGCCGAAGCGCCGGTGTCCGATGCCGTACAGCCGGAGGAAGCCGCGTCTGCGGACAGCCCTGTGCAGGAGAGCGAAAACGCTCCCGAGGCGGCGGAAGACGTCGCCCCGGCCCCCGCACCTGCGGCGCCGGACTTCCCGTCCGTGCCTGTGGGGGAAACGGCGGAAACGAACGAGGCTGCCATGCCGGAAGCCCCGACGAGAGAAGAAGATACCTCCGTACCGGCGACCGATATGACGCAGGAAGAGCCCCTGCCCCAGCAGGAGACGGCGGATGCTGCCCCGGCCGATGTCGCTGCTGAAGCCCTGTCCGATGAAACGGACAGCACGGATGAAGCTGGTGCGGAAACGGTGGCCGACACTGACGTGACGCCCTCCGCACAGGACGAAGCCGCCGCGGTGCCCCCGAGCGCTCCGGCGTTCCCGGCTCCGGCCCGGGAGGCTGCGGCCGAACAGGCCCTGCCCGCTGATGACGTACAGACCGGCGACGCGCCTACGGATGCTGCCGAAGCGCCGATGTCCGATGCCGTACAGCCGGAGGAAGCCGCGCCCGCGGACAGCCCTGTGCAGGAAGACGTCGCCCCGGCCCCCGCACCTGCGGTGCCGGACTTCCCGTCCGTGCCGGTGGCGGAAATGGCGGAAACGAACGAGGCTGCCATGCCGGAAGCCCCGGTGAAGGAAGCAGGACCCGTCGCACCGGCGGCCGATATGACGCGGGAAGAGCCCCTGCCCCAGCAGGAGACGGCGGATGCTGCCGCTGCGGCCCCGGCCGATGTCGCGACGGGAGCCACGGTCGACGAAAAGGAGCGCACGGAAGCTCCGGTCGCCGATGCACAGGCCGCCTCTGCCACGAGGGCTCCTGCCTTCCCGTCTGTCGAGGCGGCCGCCAGTCCCCTTGCCGGTGGCTATGTGAGCCCCAGCCTGCGCCATGCCGGTGAATGGGTCGGCGAGCCCATGCCCATCGGCACTCCGGTCGACCGTCCTGCCCCCCGGCAGGAGGAAACGGTATCCGCTCCGGTGGAGACCGTCGTCACGGTCCGCCCCCTGCGCCGGGACGTCAGCCCGGACGAGATCGCCCGCAAGCTGGGCAAGCCCAGTCTGGTGCCCACGGACAAATCGGCCCTCATCACGCCGCAGCCCCGCAAGAGCAGCAGTACCGGCCCGGGCGCCGGGACGCAGCCTGCCTTCCCCGGCGCGCCTGTGGAAGAGGCGCCCCAGGCCGTGCCCGGCAGCAAGGACGTTTCCAGCCTGCCGGACATGACGCCGGACAGCACCACCCTTCTTGCCAGCGGCCGGGAAGAGACCAGCCGGACCAGGGCTGCGGCCAACACCCTGATGCGCTTCCTTTCCCGTTTCCACACGGGCAACGGCCAGCCCCAGGACAAGGAAGAAGCCAGGAGCCCGCAGGCTCCGGCCGCGACCGCGCAGGAACGGCAGGGCACACCGCGTCCCATGCCCAGGAAGGATGCACCGCGGGAAGAGACGCCGGGAACCACGGCGGACATCCCCGCCACGACCCATCCCTGGATCGAACGCCGCACGGCGTCCCGGCCCGTGGCCCCCACGCCGCGCATGCCCGTACCGCCCATGCCCCAGCGGCCCCAGCCGCCGGACGACCCCGAGGATCCGTTGCCCGCTCTCATGTGGCGAATGGACAAATATCTGGCGGAGGCCGGTTATGCCCTGGAACAGCGGCGTCTGCATCTGGTGGCCGACGCCGCCGGACGCCTGGCCGCCGAGGCCGAAAGCTACGGTTTCCGGGTACTGGGCCGCATGGCCCGCTGTGTGGAGAGCGCCGGACGCGCCAAGGATCTGCAGGCCGTGACCGACCTGCTGCCCGAACTGGCCACGGCGGTGGAACGCCACCGCATCTCCATGGGTTCCTGA
- a CDS encoding universal stress protein, with the protein MSYERVLLPVSGKQSGERALKALSQARKLDPKEIILLHAVAPSVGSPMPNIMRDQQDIAVKAEALLAPLAAELDNAGIPYQTVIRHGLPVETIVKAAKEMDAEAIVMFSDGRDDLTDRLFGSITEHVLRNTPLPVLVVRQ; encoded by the coding sequence ATGAGTTACGAACGTGTCCTTCTGCCCGTGAGCGGCAAGCAGTCCGGAGAACGCGCCCTCAAGGCCCTGAGCCAGGCCAGGAAGCTTGATCCCAAGGAGATCATCCTGCTGCACGCCGTGGCGCCCAGCGTGGGATCCCCCATGCCCAACATCATGCGCGACCAGCAGGACATCGCCGTCAAGGCCGAAGCCCTTCTGGCTCCTCTCGCCGCCGAACTGGACAATGCCGGCATCCCCTATCAGACCGTCATCCGCCACGGTCTGCCCGTGGAGACCATCGTCAAGGCCGCCAAGGAAATGGACGCCGAAGCCATCGTCATGTTCTCGGACGGTCGTGACGACCTGACCGACAGACTGTTCGGTTCCATCACCGAGCATGTGCTGCGCAACACTCCGCTGCCCGTGCTGGTCGTCCGTCAGTAG